The following DNA comes from Nitrogeniibacter aestuarii.
CTGTGTGTGTGAGGTGGCTTGATAGCCGCTGTCGGTGGCCTGGATCGACCACACGGTGTCTCCGGCGCTCAGGCTGAAGTCACCTGTTGGCAGTGCGGGGGGCGTAGCCGCCAGTGCTGCGGCGCAGATCAGGGATGTGGCGAGGGCCGACAGGCCGAGGACAGGAGCGCGATACATGGACATTTTTCCGAGTGTTTTTTGTGCACAGCAGCATAGCAAACGGGCATGACTTGGGCATGAAAAATTCTGATGGCGCCAGAGCCGGAGTCAATCGTGTTCGACGCCGCCCGGATTTTCGCCTTGAGTCCTGCCCCGGCCTCGTTTAGGGTCGGGGTTTCAACCGGACTGACCCAAGCCCCATGAGTGAAACGCCCCCGAAGGCCTCGCCGCATCACCCGGTACTCGACGCGCGCTACATCGTGCTGTCGATCCTCTCTTCACTGATGATGGTGGCCGGGTTGATCGGCCAGTTCGCCCCGGCCTCGGTGGTCGAGGGTATTTTCGGCTCGCTTGCCCCTCGCATCGAGCACAATGGATGGGTGCTGATCGGGCTGGCGGTGGTGGTGGGTGTGTATAACGCCATCACCACCTTGACCCGCAAGCGTGCAGCGCTCAGGCGCAAGAGCGGGTTCATGGCCTGAAACTCATCGATCATATTGACGTCTCATGGCAAAGGCCTCAAATGCGGGAGTGGATATGAGCCAGTTCGATTCAGACGTAAGAAACGAGTGCGGTTATTCGGACGGTGGTGCATCCATCGAACTGGTGATCGAGCCGCGCGAGAAAGACCTGGGTGGATTCTCGGTGCGCCGCGTGCTGCCCTCGGCGCGTCGCCAGATGGTGGGCCCCTGGATCTTCTTCGATCACATGGGGCCGGCGGATTTTCCGGCGGGCGAGGGCATCAGCGTGCGCCCCCACCCTCACATCAACCTCGCCACGGTCACCTACCTCTTCGAAGGCGAAATCTTCCACCGCGACAGCCTGGGCAGCGAGCAGGCGATCCGGCCGGGAGATATCAACCTGATGGTGGCGGGGCGGGGCATCACCCACTCGGAGCGCGAGCGACCCGTGGTCCGTGGTGTACCGCACACGCTCAACGGCCTGCAACTGTGGCTGGCCCTGCCGGAAGCCGACGAAGAGTGCCCGCCCGAGTTCATCCATTACCCGTCGGAGAGCATTCCGCGGGTGGACGTGGATGGCGTGGCCGTGCGCGTGATGATGGGGCATGCCTACGGTGAGGCCTCGCCGGTCAAGACCTTTGCCGACACGATCTACATCGAGGCCGCGCTCGATGCCGGGCAGACGCTGGAGCTGCCCGATGCCGAAGCCCGTGGGCTCTACGTGGCGGATGGCCGGGTCACCGTGGATGGCCGATCACTCGACACCTACGCCATGGCGATCCTCAAGCCCGGTGCCACGGTTGAGGTCACCGCCACGGTCGCGACCCGCCTGGCCATGATCGGCGGTGAGACGCTGGGGGAGCGATTCATCGAATGGAACTTCGTTTCCAGCGACCGGGAGCGTATCCGACAGGCGAAACTCGATTGGGCGAACCAGCGTTTTCCCAAGGTCGTGGGCGACGAACAGGAGTTCATCCCGCTGCCGGAAAAATGACCGCCAGCACATCCGTGGCCCCACAACGGGAAGTGCACTGACGAACCGGTCTCGCTGCGCAACCACGACGCGTGAAGGAGAGCTGGCTCCGGGTCGAGGCAGCGCTCCGGCGTGAACGATCATCGGCACGCA
Coding sequences within:
- a CDS encoding pirin family protein; the protein is MSQFDSDVRNECGYSDGGASIELVIEPREKDLGGFSVRRVLPSARRQMVGPWIFFDHMGPADFPAGEGISVRPHPHINLATVTYLFEGEIFHRDSLGSEQAIRPGDINLMVAGRGITHSERERPVVRGVPHTLNGLQLWLALPEADEECPPEFIHYPSESIPRVDVDGVAVRVMMGHAYGEASPVKTFADTIYIEAALDAGQTLELPDAEARGLYVADGRVTVDGRSLDTYAMAILKPGATVEVTATVATRLAMIGGETLGERFIEWNFVSSDRERIRQAKLDWANQRFPKVVGDEQEFIPLPEK